The following are encoded in a window of Deltaproteobacteria bacterium genomic DNA:
- a CDS encoding pyruvate synthase gives MVQTAKKTGARPAQEVVVNSGNEIAAVAAKHVNYHIMGYYPITPSTEIAETLDAMKAEGEHTIRMIPGDGEHGAAGICYGATTAGGRVFNATSANGLLFGFEQLPVQSGTRFPMVFNIVTRAVSGPLDIRGDHSDIMLAMNTGWIILMASDVQAVYDMNIMAPKIGEDMSVRLPVMVAFDGFFTSHQKRRVEIFSEPKEVVQEFLGPFVPTVTSVDPRKPVTIGPYMNDPDLINNKKQQADAIVRADAVIKKVFAEYAKISGREYPFVELYRMEDAEAALFILNSAAETAKEAVDALRKQGKKVGLIRPNVIRPFPQKEIREALKKVKGLVVADRQDNFGAYGGAMTIEVKAALQGIRGNETQVAGRIYGVGGKEFFVEDAEAMLNEALEIAKDGEVKVPYDYFGINPGEKGYEPPKAYEPITEEQASGIVRVETSPEGKMDVRGINMRALTERPKRVGPGHGACPGCGIFVNLNTFLKGIEGFVTVLFHTGCGMVVTTGYPYTSHKITYVHNLFQNGAATMSGIVEMFEERKKRGEIPKDEKITFLMVTGDGGHDIGIGPSLGAAARNSRMIIIEYDNQGYQNTGSQLSFTVPIGQSTSTSNYGPAQKGKATHHKDTAQIFNAAHIPYVFTAAESNPRDMIRKAAKAQKYADEGLVFGKLISMCPLAWRTEERLSVPIIQAAVDSCFFPLYEIEHGITTLNYDPEEKGKKVPVTEWIKQMGKTKHMLKPDCKHVLDAFQTEVDRRWLRLKEMHKNPLL, from the coding sequence ATGGTGCAGACGGCGAAGAAGACAGGTGCCCGGCCGGCGCAGGAAGTCGTGGTCAACAGCGGCAACGAGATCGCGGCGGTGGCGGCCAAGCACGTCAACTACCACATCATGGGGTACTACCCCATCACCCCGTCCACGGAGATCGCGGAGACGCTGGACGCGATGAAGGCGGAAGGGGAGCACACCATCCGGATGATCCCGGGAGACGGGGAGCACGGCGCAGCCGGGATTTGCTACGGGGCCACCACGGCGGGCGGGCGCGTCTTCAACGCCACGTCGGCCAACGGGCTGCTGTTCGGATTCGAGCAGCTTCCCGTCCAGTCGGGGACCCGCTTCCCGATGGTGTTCAACATCGTCACCCGTGCGGTATCGGGGCCGCTGGACATCCGCGGCGACCACAGCGACATCATGCTGGCGATGAACACCGGCTGGATCATCCTCATGGCCTCCGACGTCCAGGCGGTCTACGACATGAACATCATGGCGCCCAAGATCGGGGAGGACATGTCGGTCCGGCTCCCCGTGATGGTGGCGTTCGACGGCTTCTTCACCTCGCACCAGAAGCGCCGGGTGGAGATCTTCTCCGAGCCGAAAGAGGTGGTCCAGGAGTTTCTGGGACCGTTCGTCCCGACGGTGACGTCGGTCGATCCGCGCAAGCCCGTCACGATCGGCCCCTACATGAACGACCCCGACCTCATCAACAACAAGAAGCAGCAGGCCGACGCGATCGTGCGGGCCGACGCCGTGATCAAGAAGGTGTTCGCGGAATACGCGAAGATTTCCGGGCGTGAGTACCCCTTCGTCGAGCTTTACCGGATGGAGGATGCGGAGGCGGCGTTGTTCATCCTGAACTCGGCCGCGGAGACGGCCAAGGAGGCCGTGGACGCGCTCCGCAAGCAGGGGAAGAAGGTGGGACTCATCCGCCCGAACGTGATCCGGCCGTTCCCGCAGAAGGAGATCCGCGAAGCCTTGAAGAAAGTGAAGGGCCTCGTGGTCGCCGACCGGCAGGACAACTTCGGCGCATACGGCGGCGCGATGACTATCGAGGTCAAGGCCGCGCTCCAGGGGATCAGGGGGAACGAGACCCAGGTCGCCGGGCGGATCTACGGCGTCGGCGGGAAGGAGTTCTTCGTCGAGGACGCCGAGGCGATGCTGAACGAAGCGCTTGAGATCGCGAAGGACGGAGAAGTGAAAGTCCCCTACGACTACTTCGGGATCAATCCCGGCGAGAAGGGATACGAGCCGCCCAAGGCGTATGAACCCATCACCGAGGAACAGGCGTCCGGGATCGTACGGGTCGAGACTTCGCCTGAAGGAAAAATGGATGTGAGAGGCATCAACATGCGGGCCTTGACGGAGCGGCCTAAACGGGTCGGCCCCGGCCACGGCGCATGCCCCGGCTGCGGGATTTTCGTGAACCTGAACACGTTCCTGAAAGGCATCGAGGGGTTCGTGACCGTGCTGTTCCACACCGGCTGCGGGATGGTGGTCACCACCGGCTACCCGTACACCTCCCACAAGATCACCTACGTCCATAACCTATTCCAGAACGGCGCGGCGACGATGTCGGGAATCGTCGAGATGTTCGAGGAGCGGAAGAAGCGGGGAGAGATCCCGAAGGACGAGAAGATCACCTTCCTCATGGTCACCGGGGACGGCGGGCACGACATCGGCATCGGCCCGTCCCTGGGCGCCGCGGCGCGCAACAGCCGCATGATCATCATCGAATACGACAACCAGGGGTACCAGAACACCGGCTCCCAGCTCTCCTTCACCGTGCCGATCGGGCAGTCGACCTCCACGTCGAACTACGGTCCGGCTCAGAAAGGGAAGGCGACGCACCACAAGGACACGGCGCAGATATTCAACGCTGCGCACATCCCGTACGTCTTCACGGCGGCCGAATCGAACCCGCGGGACATGATCCGCAAGGCGGCCAAGGCGCAGAAGTATGCGGACGAAGGCCTGGTGTTCGGCAAACTGATCTCCATGTGCCCGCTGGCGTGGCGCACTGAAGAGCGTCTCTCGGTGCCGATCATCCAGGCGGCGGTGGACAGCTGTTTCTTCCCGCTCTACGAGATCGAGCACGGGATCACGACGCTCAACTACGACCCGGAGGAGAAGGGGAAGAAGGTCCCGGTTACGGAGTGGATCAAACAGATGGGGAAGA
- a CDS encoding 2-oxoacid:acceptor oxidoreductase family protein: MSKSVAAAKLPVKNDLGFFEIRMESIGGLGANVAGKILTEAAILRMGMNGAGFASYGSEKKGTPVKAFVRICEAGQTVRVNSPIEEPHVLAIFHEALARTVPVTAGAIPGKTTVILNTRKTPAQARDFLKIQGGKVGTVDAMEVAMATGSRVNMVMMGAIAKAAGFFDWKALEEAIGEAFGKKYPALMKGNLEALKRGFDEVKFEEFPVDGKYPATPFRREVPKLGYENAPIGGTIYSVGNMRFKDLSTSRTGMIPLFIVDKCTRCGECDLTCPDYCFVWEKGKDPKTGKDGMILLGIDYQFCKGCLRCTHICKFGALLPVKEAEQDIDKITVKHKHLK, encoded by the coding sequence ATGAGCAAGAGCGTGGCGGCGGCAAAACTGCCGGTCAAGAATGACCTCGGGTTCTTCGAAATCCGGATGGAGAGCATCGGGGGCCTGGGCGCCAACGTCGCGGGAAAGATCCTGACGGAGGCCGCCATTTTGCGCATGGGAATGAACGGAGCCGGGTTCGCCTCGTACGGCTCGGAGAAAAAGGGGACGCCCGTCAAGGCGTTCGTACGGATCTGCGAGGCGGGCCAGACGGTGCGGGTGAACAGCCCGATCGAGGAGCCGCACGTGCTGGCGATCTTCCACGAGGCGCTGGCCAGGACCGTGCCGGTGACCGCGGGGGCGATCCCCGGAAAGACCACGGTGATCCTCAACACGCGCAAGACCCCCGCGCAGGCGCGCGACTTCCTGAAGATCCAGGGCGGGAAGGTCGGCACGGTCGACGCGATGGAGGTCGCGATGGCCACTGGTTCCCGCGTGAACATGGTCATGATGGGCGCCATCGCCAAGGCCGCCGGTTTCTTCGACTGGAAGGCGCTCGAGGAGGCCATCGGGGAGGCGTTCGGGAAGAAATACCCGGCGCTGATGAAGGGAAACCTCGAGGCGCTGAAGCGCGGTTTCGACGAGGTGAAGTTCGAGGAGTTCCCGGTCGACGGGAAGTACCCGGCCACGCCGTTCAGGCGCGAAGTCCCCAAGCTGGGGTACGAGAACGCGCCCATCGGCGGGACGATCTACTCCGTGGGGAACATGCGGTTCAAGGACCTTTCCACCAGCCGCACCGGGATGATCCCGCTCTTCATCGTGGACAAGTGCACGCGCTGCGGAGAATGCGACCTGACCTGTCCCGACTACTGCTTCGTGTGGGAGAAGGGCAAGGATCCCAAGACCGGTAAGGACGGGATGATTCTACTGGGCATCGACTACCAGTTCTGCAAGGGATGCCTGCGTTGCACCCACATATGCAAGTTCGGGGCGCTGCTCCCCGTCAAGGAAGCGGAGCAGGACATCGACAAAATCACCGTAAAACACAAGCATCTGAAATAA
- the recR gene encoding recombination protein RecR — translation MSYPKPLRGLIALLSRLPGIGEKTATRLALHMLRMPRESVRELGQAIAGISEAVIRCTKCFNIADVDPCSLCTDPARRDDLICVVEDPTDIIPIEKSGEYKGRYHVLGGAISPIDGVMPEDLRIRELLERISRGGVEEVILATNLTAEGEATASYLAGVVKPSNVRITRIAYGMPVGSDLEFTDEVTVGRAIKGRREL, via the coding sequence ATGTCCTACCCGAAGCCGCTTCGGGGGCTGATCGCCCTGCTTTCCCGTCTACCCGGCATCGGGGAGAAGACGGCGACGCGCCTTGCGCTCCACATGCTGCGCATGCCACGAGAGTCCGTCCGGGAATTGGGCCAGGCTATTGCCGGGATCTCCGAGGCTGTGATAAGATGCACCAAATGTTTTAACATCGCGGATGTTGACCCGTGCTCCCTGTGCACGGACCCCGCGCGCCGGGATGACCTGATCTGCGTCGTTGAAGATCCTACCGACATTATCCCGATAGAAAAGAGCGGGGAGTACAAGGGCAGGTACCATGTCCTCGGGGGGGCGATTTCACCGATCGACGGCGTGATGCCGGAGGACCTGCGCATCCGCGAATTGCTGGAAAGGATTTCACGGGGAGGGGTGGAGGAAGTCATCCTCGCCACCAATCTCACCGCCGAAGGGGAAGCCACCGCCTCCTACCTGGCCGGGGTGGTCAAACCGTCGAACGTGCGCATCACCCGCATCGCTTACGGCATGCCCGTGGGCTCGGACCTGGAATTTACCGACGAGGTCACCGTCGGCAGGGCGATCAAGGGACGCCGGGAATTATAG
- a CDS encoding YbaB/EbfC family nucleoid-associated protein, with the protein MDFQNILKQAQEMQARLAKLQEELAQKTVEASAGGGMVTVTANGRQEILSVRIEKEVISPQEADLLQDLVRAAVNEALSRSREMIASEMSKVTGGMNLPGLP; encoded by the coding sequence GAGATGCAGGCGCGCCTCGCCAAGCTCCAGGAGGAGCTTGCTCAGAAGACGGTCGAGGCGTCCGCCGGGGGCGGCATGGTGACGGTGACGGCGAACGGCCGCCAGGAGATCCTGTCCGTGCGAATAGAGAAAGAGGTGATCTCGCCGCAGGAAGCGGACCTCCTCCAGGACCTCGTACGCGCCGCGGTGAACGAAGCCCTTTCGCGTTCCCGGGAGATGATCGCCTCGGAGATGTCGAAGGTCACGGGGGGGATGAACCTCCCGGGGCTTCCATAG